In the genome of Haloprofundus halobius, the window GACGCCGGGTGGACGGAGGGCGACTGGATTCCGGAACTCGTCGACTACGCGACCGAGCGCGACGTCGACGTGCTCGTCTGGGCGCGGTGGTCCGACCTCGATACCGACGCGAAGCGGGCCGCACGCCTCCCTCGGTGGAAGTCGTGGGGGGTCGCCGGCGTCAAGGTCGACTACATGAACTCCGACAGCCAGCAGATGATGGGCTTTTACGACGACCTCGCGGCGGCGACGGCCGAGCACGAACTGCTGTTGAACGTGCACGGCTCCATCACCCCAAAGGGACTGCGTCGGCGGTGGCCGCACCTGCTCACCTACGAGGGGGTCTACGGGGCGGAGAACTACCACCCCGTGCCGCAGACGATTCCCCCCGAGCATAACGTCGTCCTCCCCTTCACGCGGAACGTCGTCGGTCCGATGGACTACACGCCGGTGACGTTCTCCGCGGAGACGCGGACTACCTCCGCGGGACACGAACTCGCGCTCGCTGTCGTCTTCGAGACGGGGCTGCAGCACTTCGCCGACAGCGTCGAGAGCTACCGGGCGCACCCTGCGGCGGAGGAGTTCCTCGAACGCGTCCCCGCTGCGTGGGACGAGACGCGGTTCGTCGGCGGTTGGCCGGGGTCGGAGGCGACCATCGCGCGGCGCCGCGGCGAACGCTGGTTCCTCGGCTCTATCACCGCCGGTGGGAGTCGAACCGTCGAGGTATCCTGCGAGTTCTTCGACGCGGACCGTTCCTACGACGTCACCCTCTACCGCGACGACGACGCCGGCGAGTCGATAACGCGAGAGGAGTTCGGCGTGACGGCGGACGAGACAGTTCGCGTCTCGGTACCGGAGAACGGTGGATTCGCCGCGGTTCTCAGCCCGAGTCGTCGAACATGAACGCGACCGCGGCTCTCGCGTGATATCCTCTACGCCGCTGCGACCGATACATACGTTTAAATGCTCCCGTGTTATATACTGGCACTAACCATGGCTACACGGAACGAGCGGGTCGACTCCGACGTCGCCACTCGCTTTCGAGAGTTCGTCGACAAGAACCGACTGTTCACTTACTTCGTCGTCATCGAGCTCAGTCTCATCGTCACCGCCTATTGGCTGGACACGTGGACGTCGTTCACCCTCGGCGAGAGCGGCCCCGACATGACGGACGTTACGGCGGGGCTCCTCGGCGGCTGGGCCGTCGTGTTCGGAGTTTTCGGGCTCGTAGGGTTTGGGCTGATGGCTGCGTCGCGATTCTGGATTAGGATCGACCGTCGATAGGTCCGTTCAGACGGCCCCGCTACGCGTGAGGAGCCGGTCGAGCGACGCGGTCGCGGCGTCGGATCAGTCGGCCGCCGACTGATGCCACCCCTCTTTGCGTCCGACGTTTCCGGTCCATGCAGAAGGTCTACGTACCCGTTAGTGAGTGCGCTGTCCATCCCCGTCGATCTGTGTAGCGTGAAGTCATCGGTGGCGAGTACGTGTCGGGTAGTAGTACACATCTCGAAACGCGGCGTTCGACCGGTGTACTCATCTATTGAAAGGAAGAGAGGTTGTATTCAATCTGATTGAACGTTGTTTCGTCAAAGGCGAATAACAGGACGTGTCAGACGAGAAGTCGTCTCGGGATTTGTGACCGACTCCGCGCTCGACGCCTCCGGAGTCGTTCAACAACACTAATTGAGAGTCGAGCGGAGTTCTTCGCCGTCTGGACTCGGCGTCGTTCGGACGACCTTCTGAACGAACGCGCCCGGTGTTACACACCTAGACGTGTAATGTTTCCATCGGCACTACACCTGATCGCGGATTCAGTAACGCGTTCCAGACAAACGAAGGATAGGTAAGGGATATCCGATTTCTAAATTCAATATTTGTTATGATGAATGTTGGGGCGCGAGGAGTGAGTAGGTCGTCAAATTGTTCAACGGTAATGAACGATAGACAGTATGCTGATTACAGCGTCTGTATTCCAAATATTGGTTTCTCGAGCCCTGTATAGGCAGACATCGAGTTGCAAGTTGGCACCGTGTGAATCGTTCCTGACGAACAAAGGCCCTCACGTGTCCCACCGGAGAACCTTTGCCTCCCGACGCACAGTAACGAGCAGAAGTCCAGCCGGTAACGAACCGATAGTACCGGTGTTCGGCGGGACGCCGGCCAGTATTACGGCAGCGGTGAGAGCCGTTCAGGACGGCGCCGAGACGACGCTCGTCAGCCGACGAGACTATCTCGGCGGGATGCTCACGAATAACGTCTACGTCTTCGAGACACTCTATCACTCCGTCTCGCGGTCGCCGCTGCTGGGCGAGTACCTCGCCGGCGTTCGAGACCACTACCGCGAGCGGTACGGGGCGGATTCCGCGCAGGACGCTGGCTATGACGACGGCTACCTCCACGAATCACACGTTGCCAATGCGGTATTGACGGCGATGGCGGACAGATGGGCGTCACCGCGGTCGGCGAGGAGTTCGGCGACTGCGCCGACGGTGACGACACCGTCTCGGGGAACAGCGGCAGTTATCATCTTACGCCTGCTGTGCCGGGCGGGCGTCTGAAGATTCGAGAGGCGTC includes:
- a CDS encoding FAD-dependent oxidoreductase, whose product is MLITASVFQILVSRALYRQTSSCKLAPCESFLTNKGPHVSHRRTFASRRTVTSRSPAGNEPIVPVFGGTPASITAAVRAVQDGAETTLVSRRDYLGGMLTNNVYVFETLYHSVSRSPLLGEYLAGVRDHYRERYGADSAQDAGYDDGYLHESHVANAVLTAMADRWASPRSARSSATAPTVTTPSRGTAAVIILRLLCRAGV